The sequence CCGCCTCGGGCCTCCTGGCGGCGGTGGGCGGCACCGCGCACGCCGATGCGTCGGCGGAGGGCGCGGCGGTCGGTTCGCCGGGTGTCGGTTCGGGCAATGCCGTGCAGGCGCCGGTGCACGTCCCGGTCAACGTGTGCGGCAACACCGTCAACGTGATCGCTCTGCTGAACCCGGCCTTCGGCAACGCGTGCGTGAACGCCGACGGCCCGAAGCACGAGCACCCGCCGGTCGACGAGCCGCCGGTCGATGAGCCGCCCGTGGACGAGCCCCCGGTGGACGAGCCGCCGGTGGACGAGCCGCCCGTGGACGAGCCCCCGGTCGACGAGCCGCCGGTGGACGAGCCCCCGGTCGACGAGCCGCCCGTGGACGAGCCCCCGGTCGACGAGCCGCCGGTCGACGAGCCCCCGGTCGACGAGCCGCCGTTGGACCAGCCGCCCACCGACACGCCCGGCACCGACACGCCTGGCAGCGACACTCCCGGCTCGGACACCCCCGGGTCCGGCACGCCGGGATACAACACCCCGGACGCGCACCTGGCCGACACCGGTGCCGC is a genomic window of Streptomyces sp. YPW6 containing:
- a CDS encoding chaplin, which translates into the protein MRQVLNKSMIVMAAASGLLAAVGGTAHADASAEGAAVGSPGVGSGNAVQAPVHVPVNVCGNTVNVIALLNPAFGNACVNADGPKHEHPPVDEPPVDEPPVDEPPVDEPPVDEPPVDEPPVDEPPVDEPPVDEPPVDEPPVDEPPVDEPPVDEPPLDQPPTDTPGTDTPGSDTPGSDTPGSGTPGYNTPDAHLADTGAADLGLAAGASAALLLGGSVLMRRTRNARD